Proteins found in one Pontibacter sp. SGAir0037 genomic segment:
- a CDS encoding sporulation protein, with protein sequence MNRIFSFLFILLVCFSTACAPSSGTSTSEGVRAGGKVRVNEDLSVYRPKYPAATDEAASAPRTEPANHVNNRVAVLMDTVASVNKGIKYAQGYRILAYNGSERETVMNLRKTIIGRVPEEQDYLTYQQPNFRLKIGDYFSRMEAQQVLNQLSDLIPNAQIVQEQINIPKK encoded by the coding sequence ATGAATAGAATCTTTAGCTTTCTTTTTATACTTCTTGTATGCTTCAGTACAGCCTGTGCTCCCTCTTCCGGCACCAGCACCTCAGAAGGTGTCAGAGCTGGTGGCAAAGTACGTGTAAACGAGGACTTGAGTGTATACAGGCCTAAATATCCTGCTGCTACAGATGAAGCAGCCTCTGCGCCACGCACAGAACCCGCCAATCATGTAAACAATCGTGTGGCGGTTCTGATGGATACTGTAGCCAGTGTGAATAAAGGCATTAAGTATGCCCAGGGGTATCGGATACTGGCGTATAACGGATCAGAGCGTGAAACTGTGATGAACCTGCGTAAAACTATTATAGGTCGTGTGCCGGAGGAGCAGGATTACCTTACGTATCAGCAACCAAACTTCCGGCTGAAAATAGGAGATTACTTTAGCCGGATGGAAGCACAGCAGGTGCTAAACCAGCTAAGCGATCTTATTCCGAATGCACAGATTGTGCAGGAGCAGATCAATATACCCAAGAAATAG
- a CDS encoding M20 family metallopeptidase, with product MTNLSQKIKSLAKAYANDTIGIRRHLHANPELSFEEHQTAAYVEQLLQSYGLETKRMADTGVVALIEGKSAAGKTIALRADLDALPILEQNQVAYKSRNAGVMHACGHDVHTASLLGAARILQELREEFEGTVKLVFQPGEEKFPGGASIMIKEGVLQQPAPEGIIGQHVFPFLPAGKVGFRAGMYMASADEIYITVKGKGGHAAMPELNVDPVLISAHLIVALQQIVSRHASPKVPTVLSFGKVEAMGATNVIPNEVKIEGTFRTMDEKWRKEAHQRIKKLAESLCESMGGSCDIDIKNGYPYLKNEPALTDRARAAAEAYLGTENVVELDLWMGAEDFAYYSQEVNACFYRLGTRNEARGIVSSVHTPTFDIEEDALETGIGLMAWLAIQELGS from the coding sequence TTGACTAATTTATCTCAAAAAATAAAATCACTCGCCAAAGCTTATGCCAATGATACCATAGGCATAAGGCGCCATTTGCACGCAAACCCGGAGCTGTCTTTCGAAGAACATCAGACCGCTGCTTATGTAGAGCAGTTATTGCAAAGCTACGGATTAGAGACAAAACGTATGGCTGATACAGGGGTAGTGGCTTTGATTGAGGGGAAGAGTGCTGCCGGTAAAACAATAGCCCTGCGTGCCGATCTGGATGCTTTGCCCATTCTGGAGCAGAACCAGGTAGCGTATAAATCGAGAAACGCAGGCGTGATGCACGCCTGCGGGCACGATGTGCATACGGCTTCTCTGTTAGGTGCTGCCCGTATTCTGCAGGAGTTGCGCGAAGAGTTTGAGGGAACAGTAAAACTGGTGTTTCAGCCTGGGGAAGAGAAATTTCCAGGCGGCGCCTCTATCATGATAAAAGAAGGTGTGCTGCAGCAGCCGGCACCTGAAGGCATAATAGGGCAGCATGTATTTCCGTTTCTGCCAGCTGGCAAAGTAGGCTTCCGGGCAGGAATGTATATGGCAAGTGCCGACGAGATTTATATTACTGTTAAGGGAAAAGGAGGCCATGCCGCCATGCCTGAACTTAACGTAGATCCGGTGCTGATTTCGGCACACTTGATCGTAGCCCTGCAGCAAATTGTCAGTCGCCATGCCAGCCCCAAAGTGCCTACTGTTCTTTCATTTGGAAAAGTAGAAGCGATGGGTGCTACCAACGTAATACCAAACGAGGTAAAGATAGAAGGCACTTTCCGTACAATGGATGAAAAGTGGCGGAAGGAGGCGCACCAGCGTATCAAGAAGCTTGCTGAAAGCCTATGCGAAAGCATGGGTGGCAGCTGTGACATCGACATCAAGAACGGCTATCCGTATCTTAAAAACGAACCGGCCCTGACAGACAGAGCCCGGGCTGCAGCTGAGGCGTATTTAGGTACAGAGAATGTCGTAGAGCTGGATTTATGGATGGGGGCCGAAGACTTTGCGTATTACTCTCAGGAAGTGAATGCCTGCTTCTACCGCTTGGGCACCCGCAACGAAGCACGGGGCATAGTCTCGTCGGTGCACACGCCTACCTTCGATATAGAAGAAGATGCGCTAGAAACAGGTATAGGCCTGATGGCCTGGCTGGCCATACAGGAGTTGGGAAGTTAA
- a CDS encoding DUF2490 domain-containing protein, translating to MTKPYLILLLTLLPFFTEAQRKVTAASAIWPELQVNYGAGEDGILFFRNQYRINSDSRFNDLKETGLFSSFERVELELGYEHALTNHWRGGLSFRYAIEDYPKTGFAALFLRHNGSIGNLYFNKQGMFEYVTQEQQDAFGRVRFSAELGKRIAVKQRYITPAINYEAFIRTEFQKAESNAAERKIDRTRLRLNLTYEVNDKWRIMPYFMRQTDYYYVLIPPRYDENSQVVELGYTTKRNRISPVVALEIKYSIHTTPSTASITY from the coding sequence ATGACAAAGCCATACCTGATCTTATTACTAACACTACTGCCGTTTTTCACAGAGGCGCAACGTAAGGTAACAGCTGCTTCTGCTATCTGGCCTGAGCTGCAGGTAAATTATGGAGCTGGCGAAGATGGAATTCTGTTTTTCCGTAACCAATACCGCATCAACTCAGACTCCCGCTTTAACGATTTAAAGGAAACCGGCCTGTTTAGCAGCTTTGAGCGTGTGGAGCTGGAGCTGGGGTACGAGCATGCCCTAACCAACCATTGGCGGGGTGGCTTATCTTTCCGCTATGCGATAGAAGATTATCCGAAAACAGGCTTTGCAGCTTTGTTTCTGCGGCATAACGGGAGCATCGGGAACTTGTACTTTAACAAGCAAGGGATGTTTGAGTATGTAACACAGGAACAGCAGGATGCTTTTGGGAGGGTGCGTTTTTCTGCTGAATTAGGTAAACGCATAGCTGTAAAGCAACGCTACATTACACCTGCCATCAATTACGAAGCTTTTATTCGCACAGAGTTCCAGAAGGCAGAGAGCAATGCGGCGGAACGAAAAATAGACAGAACACGGCTGCGCCTGAACCTGACCTATGAAGTGAATGATAAGTGGCGTATAATGCCGTATTTCATGCGCCAGACCGATTATTACTATGTGCTGATTCCGCCCAGGTATGATGAAAACAGTCAGGTTGTAGAGCTAGGCTATACTACTAAAAGAAACCGCATCAGCCCGGTGGTTGCATTAGAAATAAAGTATAGCATCCATACTACCCCTTCAACTGCCAGTATTACATATTAA